AGTATTCTTCGTTGAAGTCTATGGCTTCTGCATCATGGGTAACCACTTCCATCTCCTCTGCCGCATGCTCCCTCCTGACTCCTTCTCTGACGACGAAGTAATCGAACGCATAAAGCTCTACTACGGGGACAGGCGAAAAATTATGCTTACCCCTGACAGGATCTCCTATTTCAGAAAACGCTTTGCTGATCTTTCGCGGTTTGTGCAGGAGATAAAGCAGCGGTTTTCCAGGTGGTACAACAAGATTCACGACCGCAAGGGCTATTTCTGGTCAGACAGGTTCAAGAGCGTGGTTATCGAAAAAGGCGAGGCGCTGCTTAATTGTCTGGCCTACATAGATTTGAACCCTGTACGAGCGGGTATAGTCGAGAAGCCCGAGCATTATCGCTGGTGTTCGCTTGGGTACCATTTGGGGACAGGCAATGCAGACGGATTCTTATCGACGAATCTCGGAGTGGCGGAGTTTACGAGCAAGGGTTATCAGGAGCGGCTGAAGATGTATCGAGAATTTTTGTATGGGAAGGGAGGAATTGGGGACAGGCGCGGATTAAAAGAAGCGGAGGTTTACCGTCAAAGGATCAGATTTTTTTCAGAGGGCTTGGTGATAGGCACGGAGAAGTTTGTAAAAGAGGCGCTTGCCGAGCTAAGGGAGAAGCTTGGGCTTAAGCGCAGGCGACGGAAAGTTTCCTCAATAAATCACTTGGCCCACTTAAGAGTCTGCTAACGGGGACAGGCAAAAATTTTTGAAAATTTTTGAAGGTTTCCTATTTGGCAAGAGAAACAAGAATTGCTAATATTACACTTTTTCATACTGGCGTAGGAGGTTTGTTATGAAGCATATAACACGGGTATTTGATCTGACCAAAGAAGAGGTAGAACACCTCCTTAAGCGAGCCCTGCGCC
Above is a genomic segment from Thermodesulfatator atlanticus DSM 21156 containing:
- a CDS encoding transposase encodes the protein VFFVEVYGFCIMGNHFHLLCRMLPPDSFSDDEVIERIKLYYGDRRKIMLTPDRISYFRKRFADLSRFVQEIKQRFSRWYNKIHDRKGYFWSDRFKSVVIEKGEALLNCLAYIDLNPVRAGIVEKPEHYRWCSLGYHLGTGNADGFLSTNLGVAEFTSKGYQERLKMYREFLYGKGGIGDRRGLKEAEVYRQRIRFFSEGLVIGTEKFVKEALAELREKLGLKRRRRKVSSINHLAHLRVC